Proteins from a single region of Apium graveolens cultivar Ventura chromosome 7, ASM990537v1, whole genome shotgun sequence:
- the LOC141672440 gene encoding 3-ketoacyl CoA thiolase 1, peroxisomal-like codes for MEKAVNRQKVLLGHLLPSSSSFSTDSSLSASVCLAGDSSAYHRQAAFGDDIVIVAAYRTAICKAKRGGFKDTLPDDLLGTVLKAVIDKTNLNPSEVGDIVVGTVLAPGSERAIDCRMAAFYAGFPDTVPLRTVNRQCSSGLQAVADVAAGIKSGYYDIGIAAGLESMTVDQMGRTRKINQKVEMFEQARDCLLPMGITSENVAQRYGVTREEQDHAAVLSHKRAAAASASGRFKDEIIPVHTKIVDPKTGEEKPVIISVDDGIRPSTTMEALSKLKPSFKKDGTTTAGNASQVSDGAGAVLLMKRSVAMQKGLPILGVFRSFAAVGVDPAVMGVGPAAAIPVAVKSAGLQLDDIDLFEINEAFASQYVYCCKKLELDPEKVNVNGGAIALGHPLGATGARCVATLLNEMKRRGKDSRYGVISMCIGSGMGAAAVFERGDCVDELCNARTV; via the exons GCTTCTGTGTGTCTAGCCGGAGATAGTAGTGCTTATCATAGACAGGCTGCTTTCGGAGATGATATTGTGATTGTGGC TGCATATCGAACTGCAATATGCAAGGCAAAACGTGGGGGTTTCAAGGATACTCTTCCAGATGATTTACTTGGAACTGTTTTGAAG GCAGTGATAGACAAAACAAACTTGAATCCAAGTGAAGTGGGGGATATAGTTGTCGGTACTGTCTTAGCTCCTGGTTCAGAGAGAGCTATTGATTGCAGGATGGCAgccttctatgctggttttccTG ATACTGTTCCACTCAGAACTGTCAACAGGCAATGTTCATCTGGCCTTCAGGCAGTTGCTGATGTAGCTGCAGGCATAAAATCAGGATACTATGATATAG GTATTGCGGCTGGACTGGAGTCTATGACAGTTGATCAAATGGGCAGAACTCGGAAGATAAACCAAAAA GTAGAAATGTTTGAACAAGCCAGAGACTGTCTTCTTCCAATGGGAATTACATCTGAAAATGTTGCACAGCGTTATGGCGTGACACGTGAAGAGCAAGATCATGCTGCA GTCTTATCTCATAAGCGTGCTGCTGCTGCAAGTGCATCTGGAAGATTTAAGGATGAAATTATTCCAGTTCATACGAAG ATTGTTGACCCGAAGACCGGAGAGGAGAAACCTGTAATAATATCCGTGGATGATGGAATTCGTCCCAGCACAACTATGGAAGCTTTGTCAAAGTTGAAACCCTCGTTTAAGAAGGACGGGACCACAACTGCCG GTAATGCTAGCCAGGTAAGTGATGGTGCTGGGGCGGTCCTTCTCATGAAGAGAAGTGTAGCCATGCAAAagggacttcccattcttggtgTATTCAG GAGTTTTGCCGCAGTTGGAGTGGATCCTGCTGTCATGGGAGTCGGGCCAGCAGCAGCAATTCCAGTTGCCGTGAAGTCCGCAGGTCTTCAGCTTGATGATATTGATCTGTTTGAAATAAATGAG GCTTTTGCATCCCAGTACGTTTACTGCTGTAAGAAACTAGAGCTTGATCCAGAAAAAGTCAATGTCAATGGAGGAGCAATTGCTCTTGGGCACCCTTTGGGTGCTACAG GTGCTCGTTGTGTTGCAACTTTATTGAATGAGATGAAGCGACGGGGTAAAGACTCTCGTTATGGTGTGATTTCTATGTGCATAG GATCGGGCATGGGAGCTGCAGCTGTTTTCGAGAGAGGGGACTGTGTGGACGAGTTGTGCAATGCTAGAACTGTGTGA